In Aedes albopictus strain Foshan chromosome 3, AalbF5, whole genome shotgun sequence, the genomic window CGAATCAATTTTTGAGTTGGTATACCTGCTTCCAAAATACTTTGCTAtatcgtgtcaacacggttgaaattttccgtgtaaaaagtttggtttcaaccgctaggtgtcacgaccaacagcatgaaattttaatcaatttctgactcgggagaggaccttctcttctctggtaTAATGATAGTATGGTCGTGTGCGTGATCGGCGGCTGGTGAATTTTACCGTTTTTCGGTGAACTTTCTAAGTTTCTTATTATTTTTCTGTTCTTTGGGTTCACGAttgaaatttgttattgaaactttttgcaccataaaacagaaaatttcttcaaatgtgaAAATAAATTAGGAAATCGttagccgacttttccgctactcaccgcatcaaaacaaaagcgccatcgtatatggacggtaacacagtgacagcagtcgagttacgtcaaacacacaaggctacggtggcgctatctgttcatttcatagcggccgttttagttatttgtgGTCCATTACAAGCTAGCATCCCTCTGATGCGATCTGGTAGCAAATACtatcggtgtttgctacttttcaGTGATGTTTCGACACTTTCCAAAAACTCACCAACAGCTGATCGGGTTTGCCATAAGAAATTTCGGCTCAGCTTCGGGTAAACTTTTTTCGTTGCTAACGAAAAATTTCCCCTCCCCCCCTGGACCCAACCAGTGAATCCACGCTGTACAACTGCCGAAAAAAGGCGCAGAAGCTGAACTGTCATTTCCAtgataggagaactgtcaaaaaccccaaaaatcagctgatttcaaACGTCTTCTGATTTAGGCCTatataggctgaccatccgtcccgtatttaacgggacaacttaATTTTCAAATACTCGCCACTGGAACATAGTTTATGTTTTTACGTGATTGATTCGTTCTTTCCGCCTGAAATAGcattattttaaacatccaattcTGTTTTCGgacattgatttattttttgttgagtttccagcatgtgtcccgtatttaaacgggacaaatctggtcagcctaggcCTATATGAAATTGTCCACGGTGACGTCACAGGTCAACGAACAGCAagatgtgaaacggtaactgTGGGTCCGGTGAACATCTAGTGAACTTTCAATCCATGGATGTTCATGAATGTGTCATTTtgtgtaaacagtgcccgcagttgAATTTTGCACGATGACGTCACGGATGAACGTTTGCTTCACTAACTACTTCCAGTCCTCTTCTCTCCCACACGAATTTTGacagtttccggtggtttgttttgattcccgttCGTTGCCGTTCTCTTCTTTCTCGGgaagaaaattgaggttaaatttctaTCCAAACCCTGTTGCAGAAGAATCAACTCGGGGAATAGACCATCTCTAACTCATTTTAAGTGTTATAAATTTTCCGTGTACATGCTTTGGGTGTTTGTTTTAGTGTGTAGGAATCTGGCTGAAGCTTGACGACGTGCTGAAGATGGATGACTTCAGGTgcaattaaaatttatttttacttACCACCATAATTGACTTCCGCATCAATGCTGCAGTAAACCTCCAACAGTTTAGCGTCGAATATTCAACTCGCTttgaaaaacaaacacaagaaatATTTGCAAATTTTTAAGTCCACAAAATTGTTGCAACACAACAAGAGCAATCTTTTCTTTTACCACTGCACGCGATGCGCTCTCTCAGCGAACTGTTTGACAAGCTGGCTGGGAAATCGATCAACCAACCCCCGATGAGCGCGATCGATGAAAGAAAAGGCGGCAGACGCCTTCGATCAACGCAAGCAGTTTTCTGATGTTCGACGTTAGAGGCACGCAAAGCACCAAAAATGGAAACTGGCTGCGTACTTGTGCCAAAGAGAAAAATGAAATGTGCGCAACCATCGTGACTTTCTCATTCGTAACTTTCCCAGAGATTCCGAGAGATTCATAACATTAAATGCTAAAATTTTCATAATAATGAACCCTAAATATTATGAAGAAGTGCACCACCTAGCCAAGGTGGAACCAATAAACGACTGGTTCGAAAGATTAATTCTAAAATTTCATTGTACCTGATGTTAAACATAAAagcaaataaataataattataaGTATATTATAATGAAAtatttgaattgaaaataaaagcTAGATTCATTTACGTTATAAATGTTACTGATGATTGAGACCACCCTTTTTCCATATCACGCATTGAATAGTTTTCCTTGTAGTGTGCCAATGAAAACATGTTAACAATAATTATTGTATTGCAATTGAGTGTAGTTTTTTCAATGTAGTTGAGGTATACAATAATTGAACGTATACACGTAAGTAAGGAAGTAAAATGGAAGTCATCGTTTTTCTTTTGTATACCATTCAAACTAACATAGTTACAACTTAAATCCAGAATGTATTGCACAGACACCGAACGTAAGATCCTCGTATTGAACGCACTTGAAGCCTGCATCCTGAATCATTGCTTTGAATTCTTCTTGCTTGGGGAATTTTCGTATACTCTCCACTAGGTACTGATATGCCTGCCATTGGCTAGCAAGGATTTGTCCCATGGGAGGGATAACTTGGAACGAGTATTGGTcgtaaatcctgaaaaaatagaTGTAAAATAAAACTAGTTTAGCATCCTTAACATAATACAGTTACTTACCATCTCAAATAATCATTGGAAACATGACTGAACTCAAGGCAGAGAAAGCGTCCACCCGGTTTAAGTACTCGGTAAGCCTCAGAAAGCACCTGTAGGAAATGCACGAAAGATTATGTTGTCCATAAGAAATGTTTTTCTCTCTTTGGTATACCTTGTCGATGTGCGTTACGTTGCGGATTCCGAATGCAATTGTGTATGCGGTGTAAGAGTTATCCTCGAATGGCAGTTTTTCTGCATTGGCGCAAACCCAATCTACTGTGCAGTTTTTGGGTGTTATACTTAATCtggaaaatgaaaaatgaataacACGTTTTGTACTTTGCTTTGTATTTCCTAGATATTTTATGTTTGATAATTTAgacacaaacagacgtatcacttggaacaaaatgcggttaaaatcatcgtcacgaaacataatcgcccaatgctaattatgatgTGATTCGCACACTCACTGAGTAAatggcggtagtgaacaaacgccaaacaggagcgaaaacgatgcgagcgctgtAAGCGACCGATTTGCGAACTAAAGAATATTTGAATTATCCggtaaaaagggaaacgatgagaagtgagtagagtgagacgtctgtttctctgtgatttaGAGATGGGAAATGTAATAaaattcttgtaccgacttttcgaatcctctaagcagaataccctcttcgaatgagtgtaatcagtttcgtaccttttaattccgcccaaattgcttatcctttaacagatacgcgtatttcgactaccacttgtaatcttcctcagtgtcagttatccactgtggtagtcgaaatacgcgtatctgtcacaggataagcaattagggcggaattaaaaggtacgaaactgatcacactcattcgaagaaatgtaataaaattgTCATTTCTTCCTGTTCACTAAAAATAAACATACCTTTTGTATCTCTCCTGGCCAACATCAAGCATATTTTGATTGATGTCCGATACAGTGACGTGGTTCGCCGCTTGATTGGCTTCCGGCTGTTGGTTGTTCAGATATTTCAGATACCGAAAAGCAATATCACCGGTTCCACCGGCCATATCCAGCAACCGATTGCCACCGCCAATCGGCCCCAAACGCTCCATAAATATGTCCTTCCATACCCGGTGAACCCCGAAGGACATTGCATCGTTCATCAGATCATATGAGGACGCCACTTGTTCGAATACTTTGTGCACCTTTTgccacttttcactttctttcacTGTTTCGTAGCCAAAATGGGTAGTTCCGGATTCGTTCGGTTTTTCACTGCGCTCTTTCTGATGTTGTTCCGAGTAGCACGCTTTAGATAAGCGAATCGGAACTAGCCGGGGAATTACCGTTCGAATATGCCGGGTCAGCATGGTTACACAATAAAGCGAGTGATCACTGTCTCTTGTGTTTGCGAATGCGAACTGAAGATGAGCAACCGAACGGACGGGAGAGCAAAACAACGCCAAAAGAGTAAAACATCACagagagaaacgtcaaaatcagcTGCGCTCGTCTCGACCGATTTATGGCTGCGTTCTTTATACATTATCACCAGTGCTGCCAAAATGAATTAGCCTGAGCACACAGagcatattgcgcatttcccaccccactggaccatTATCGCAGTTAGCATATTAAGTGCGGGATTGTGGAAAAAACTGCGATTTCGCTTCGAATCgtgcactcagccaaataaacttaagatttcCATTAGAcctaacttatgaaacggcctttaaattggcgacaaacatatctaatggtccaatctgcaaaagagaggcacAGACAGAGAGGTTCTCTTGGTTCAGATTATTTCTTTATCTCCTTttttggcacagacctactggtccatatcgaTTCCGATTCTCTTAAATTGTTACGATGTGACAGTGGACATTTCGACAatttgtgatgtgtagatcggaaaaagatggtttaatctaccttccgacgtagaaagtaaataaaaatttataaatacaagcaTGTTATAATCCAActagaggagacttaaagagagcctctcattttcacttagggcctatagaaatgtttggcctgaattattcATAATGtttcgaatgaatttcataaggtcgctatATGACGCAAAATCGTCCCAGAGCACCTTTgccagcacctattttgggcacttgctgctatactcagtcaatttcaaaccgattgacttgaatttttgaacatgaacATGGATAGATATTTACTGTACGTACCTGATCGTGTCCTaaaaattaagtcaatcggttcaaaatttactgagttattacagcaagtgcccaaaataggtgcttctgcccaaatggtcccagaccctactttggTAATTATATTGTGCAcggatttgctaactgaacacgacgaatcagaaccaTACATtacatattgtctatccggttggaatcaagaccgacattcaatcaaaaattgctattttcttggtccacacgtgtcgcaactgtttcgcatctagtgcgctgtgttgctgataataacgggaaggatgcgcactacttttgacatgatttaaaaacgtcgcgagttgggtcgcgtcgcgacttgattgtgcga contains:
- the LOC115264539 gene encoding 2-methoxy-6-polyprenyl-1,4-benzoquinol methylase, mitochondrial → MLTRHIRTVIPRLVPIRLSKACYSEQHQKERSEKPNESGTTHFGYETVKESEKWQKVHKVFEQVASSYDLMNDAMSFGVHRVWKDIFMERLGPIGGGNRLLDMAGGTGDIAFRYLKYLNNQQPEANQAANHVTVSDINQNMLDVGQERYKRLSITPKNCTVDWVCANAEKLPFEDNSYTAYTIAFGIRNVTHIDKVLSEAYRVLKPGGRFLCLEFSHVSNDYLRWIYDQYSFQVIPPMGQILASQWQAYQYLVESIRKFPKQEEFKAMIQDAGFKCVQYEDLTFGVCAIHSGFKL